In Marivirga salinae, a single window of DNA contains:
- the rimP gene encoding ribosome maturation factor RimP: MIGLEEKIKAYLGEIITEEQYFIVEIVISGNDKLKIVVLLDGDEGVSIDYCASVSRQLAHRMEEDEVLENAYVLEVSSPGLDHPLTNLRQYLKNIGRKVKVDTTDGKAIRGELLEAKEDFILVNQEIKEKGKKKIKLEETKVSFENIDKTKVLVSFK, from the coding sequence ATGATAGGTTTAGAAGAAAAAATAAAGGCTTATTTAGGAGAGATTATCACAGAGGAACAATATTTTATTGTAGAAATTGTGATTAGTGGAAACGATAAATTGAAAATCGTTGTACTACTTGATGGTGATGAAGGCGTGTCGATTGATTATTGTGCGAGTGTTAGCCGTCAATTAGCGCATCGAATGGAAGAAGATGAAGTATTGGAAAATGCATATGTATTGGAAGTTTCTTCACCTGGATTGGATCATCCGCTTACTAACCTTAGGCAATACTTGAAAAATATTGGCAGGAAGGTTAAAGTAGATACTACAGATGGAAAAGCCATCAGAGGAGAACTTTTGGAAGCAAAAGAAGATTTCATTCTTGTAAATCAAGAAATAAAGGAAAAAGGAAAGAAGAAAATAAAGTTGGAGGAAACGAAAGTTTCATTCGAAAATATAGACAAAACTAAAGTCTTGGTTTCATTTAAGTAA
- the cysS gene encoding cysteine--tRNA ligase, which produces MDKELKIQNSLTRQKEIFKPINPPFVGMYVCGPTVYSDAHMGNVRTFMSFDVINRYLRHLGYKVRYVRNITDVGHLVDDADDGEDKIGKKAKLENVEPMEIVQRYANGFHRVMDIFNILEPDIEPTATGHIVEQIEINKKLLENGWAYEKNGSIYFDVSKYNEAHEYGKLSGRKIEDLQSNTRTLDGQDDKKNPLDFALWKKASEEHIMRWPSPWSDGFPGWHLECTVMSTKYLGETFDIHGGGMDLKFPHHECEIAQAVGANGKNPVNYWIHTNMLTVNGQKMSKSLGNSFLPTQLVTGNHEMLEQGYSPMTVRFFMMQTHYSSTLDFSNEALKAAQKGYRRLANGLKIIKSLNFKSDEGKKNEKAISQIEQASEGCYKSMNDDFNTAKTIAQLFELLKKINSLHTGQLKFGEIGQDAFEKLSNTYQTFMEEVLGLKEETPTEVDPIINALLEFYKKAKAEKNYDQVDEIRAILKSNKLIIKDLKTGVDWGYEE; this is translated from the coding sequence ATGGACAAAGAATTAAAGATACAAAACTCGCTAACTCGACAGAAGGAAATCTTCAAACCCATCAATCCTCCATTTGTTGGAATGTATGTTTGCGGCCCCACTGTTTATAGTGATGCCCATATGGGAAATGTTAGAACGTTCATGAGTTTTGATGTCATCAATCGCTACCTGCGTCATTTAGGATATAAAGTTCGATATGTTAGAAACATCACGGATGTAGGTCATTTGGTGGATGATGCCGATGATGGAGAAGATAAAATTGGTAAAAAAGCCAAGCTGGAAAATGTGGAACCAATGGAGATTGTCCAGAGATATGCCAATGGTTTCCACAGGGTGATGGATATTTTTAATATTTTGGAGCCTGATATTGAACCCACTGCTACAGGACATATAGTGGAGCAAATTGAAATCAATAAAAAATTACTAGAAAACGGTTGGGCTTACGAAAAAAATGGATCTATCTATTTTGATGTCTCCAAATATAATGAAGCCCATGAATATGGTAAATTAAGTGGAAGAAAAATAGAAGATCTCCAAAGTAATACTAGAACATTGGATGGGCAGGATGATAAAAAGAACCCGCTTGATTTTGCTTTATGGAAAAAAGCTTCAGAGGAACATATAATGCGATGGCCTTCACCTTGGAGTGATGGTTTTCCGGGCTGGCACTTAGAGTGTACTGTGATGAGTACCAAATATTTAGGAGAGACTTTTGATATTCATGGTGGTGGAATGGATTTGAAATTCCCTCATCATGAATGTGAGATTGCGCAGGCGGTAGGTGCCAATGGAAAGAACCCAGTTAATTATTGGATTCATACTAATATGCTGACAGTAAATGGTCAGAAGATGAGTAAATCTTTGGGCAATTCTTTCCTTCCAACACAATTGGTAACTGGTAATCATGAAATGTTGGAGCAAGGCTATTCTCCTATGACTGTTCGCTTTTTTATGATGCAAACGCATTATTCAAGTACCTTGGATTTTAGCAATGAAGCACTTAAAGCGGCACAAAAAGGTTATCGAAGGTTAGCTAATGGTTTGAAAATCATCAAAAGCTTAAACTTCAAAAGTGATGAGGGCAAGAAAAATGAGAAAGCCATCAGTCAGATAGAGCAAGCTAGTGAAGGTTGTTACAAATCCATGAACGATGATTTTAACACGGCTAAAACCATTGCTCAGCTCTTTGAATTATTAAAGAAAATCAATTCCCTTCATACTGGTCAGCTTAAATTTGGGGAAATCGGGCAAGATGCTTTTGAAAAGCTTTCCAATACTTATCAGACTTTTATGGAAGAGGTATTGGGCTTGAAAGAAGAAACGCCTACCGAAGTTGATCCAATAATTAATGCTTTGCTTGAATTTTATAAAAAAGCCAAAGCAGAAAAGAATTATGATCAAGTAGATGAAATTAGAGCAATACTAAAATCTAATAAATTAATCATTAAGGATCTAAAAACTGGTGTTGATTGGGGATATGAAGAATAA
- a CDS encoding Hsp20/alpha crystallin family protein, with protein MTLIKYNPSLPNVANKSFSSVLDRFFNESFNGIGKEMQHFAPQVDIAESKNAFEISLAAPGMKKSDFNINMNEGSITISGERKFEEKKDEKNYHSVETQYGSFSRTFHLPENIKEDKIEASYQDGILNIVIPKDEKKELKRTIQVK; from the coding sequence ATGACACTTATAAAATATAACCCAAGTTTACCTAATGTTGCAAACAAAAGTTTTTCAAGTGTATTAGACAGATTCTTTAACGAATCCTTCAATGGAATTGGTAAAGAAATGCAACATTTTGCTCCTCAGGTTGATATTGCAGAAAGCAAAAATGCTTTTGAAATATCACTTGCCGCACCGGGCATGAAGAAATCAGATTTCAACATCAATATGAATGAAGGTTCAATCACGATTTCTGGTGAAAGAAAGTTTGAGGAAAAGAAAGATGAGAAAAATTATCATTCAGTAGAAACACAATATGGTTCATTCTCAAGAACATTCCATCTTCCAGAAAATATAAAAGAGGATAAAATTGAAGCTTCTTATCAAGATGGAATATTGAACATTGTGATTCCTAAGGATGAGAAAAAAGAATTGAAAAGAACAATTCAGGTTAAATAA
- a CDS encoding trypsin-like peptidase domain-containing protein: MEKKQFFIGIIFASILSALISVGGYIYFNPTQSATDNQSFEEIQSNNTRFSSFLDETEYNVPEGINFIHAAEQVTKGVVHIKAEVERDMPKGRSPFEELFRDYYGDRNPQPRKGQSSGSGVIVSPDGYIVTNNHVVENASNLEVVLHDNRSYNAKVIGTDPNTDIALLKIEEQDLNFVEFGNSDNAKIGEWVLAVGNPFNLTSTVTAGIVSAKARNINILNRQNRYGIESFIQTDAAVNPGNSGGALVNLSGKLIGVNTAIATPTGSYAGYSFAVPSILVKKVVNDLKEYGVVQRAVLGVSIVDLNDPRLGETDFPTTSGVYVDGTTPGSAAEEAGMKGEDIITKINDKDISNVAELQEQIARFSPGEEVKVTYLRDGKERIASVELKSLMNTTEVVEASTARVLGGATFEDVSQEELESLGINGGSKVIEIEAGKWKEIGIQEGFIITAVDKGAIKDTEHLITTLRGKQGGVLIEGVYPDGTKAYYGMGIQ; encoded by the coding sequence ATGGAAAAGAAACAGTTTTTTATAGGAATTATCTTTGCCTCCATATTGAGCGCGTTAATTTCAGTTGGAGGGTATATTTATTTTAATCCTACCCAATCAGCAACAGACAATCAAAGTTTTGAAGAAATTCAATCCAACAACACACGGTTTTCAAGTTTCTTAGATGAAACAGAATATAATGTGCCTGAAGGAATTAATTTCATTCATGCAGCAGAGCAAGTCACTAAAGGGGTAGTACATATTAAGGCAGAAGTAGAAAGAGATATGCCGAAAGGAAGATCACCTTTTGAAGAATTATTTCGCGATTACTATGGAGATAGAAACCCACAGCCAAGAAAAGGACAATCCTCTGGCTCTGGTGTTATTGTTTCTCCAGATGGCTATATTGTTACCAACAACCATGTGGTTGAAAACGCTTCAAACTTAGAAGTAGTTTTACATGACAATAGAAGTTACAATGCAAAAGTAATTGGAACCGACCCAAATACAGACATAGCGTTATTAAAGATTGAGGAACAGGATTTAAATTTTGTGGAGTTCGGAAATTCCGATAATGCTAAAATTGGAGAATGGGTATTAGCGGTTGGTAATCCATTTAATTTAACCTCTACTGTAACGGCAGGAATCGTTAGCGCAAAAGCACGGAACATTAACATACTCAATAGACAAAACAGATATGGAATTGAGTCTTTTATTCAAACCGATGCTGCAGTAAATCCTGGAAATAGTGGTGGTGCATTAGTAAACTTATCAGGTAAATTAATAGGGGTAAATACGGCAATAGCAACTCCTACAGGAAGTTATGCTGGATATTCATTTGCAGTTCCATCCATTTTAGTTAAAAAAGTGGTTAATGACTTGAAAGAATATGGTGTAGTACAAAGGGCTGTTCTGGGAGTTAGCATAGTTGACTTAAATGACCCAAGATTGGGCGAAACGGACTTCCCTACAACTTCTGGAGTTTATGTTGATGGAACAACACCTGGAAGTGCAGCAGAGGAAGCAGGAATGAAAGGTGAAGACATTATAACTAAAATTAATGATAAGGATATTTCAAATGTAGCAGAATTGCAAGAGCAAATTGCAAGGTTCAGTCCAGGAGAAGAAGTGAAAGTAACATACTTAAGAGATGGAAAGGAGAGAATTGCTTCTGTAGAATTGAAAAGCTTGATGAATACAACTGAAGTAGTAGAAGCTAGTACTGCAAGGGTATTAGGTGGTGCAACTTTTGAAGATGTTAGTCAAGAAGAATTGGAAAGCCTTGGTATTAATGGAGGCTCAAAGGTAATTGAGATTGAAGCTGGCAAATGGAAAGAAATTGGAATTCAAGAAGGCTTCATTATTACCGCTGTTGATAAAGGAGCGATTAAAGATACCGAGCATTTAATAACAACACTGAGAGGAAAACAAGGAGGTGTTTTAATTGAAGGTGTATATCCGGATGGAACAAAAGCATACTATGGAATGGGAATACAATAA
- the amaB gene encoding L-piperidine-6-carboxylate dehydrogenase translates to MDIKKTYGLADALKKLGVKDHNGGTSTGSNWMEGSGKISSVSPVDGKEIASVGITTAEDYEKTIQTAEEAFKTWSNMPAPARGEIVRQFGNRLRELKDPLGRLVSYEMGKSLQEGWGEVQEMIDICDFGVGLSRQLYGLTIKSERPDHSMQEQWHPLGITAIISAFNFPVAVWSWNTALAWVCGNVTVWKPSEKAPLTGIACQNIIAEVLKENDMPEGISCLVNGDYKVGEMMTKDSRVPLVSATGSIRMGKIVGQEVASRLGKSILELGGNNAMIISKEADLKMTLIGAVFGAVGTAGQRCTSTRRLIIHEDIYDELIDKMTNAYKQLSIGNPLDEKNHVGPVIDKDSVNNYLKAIEKAKAEGGKVLVEGGVLEGEGYESGCYVKPAIIEAENHFEIVQEETFAPILYVMKYSGDVENAIALQNGVKQGLSSAIMTNNMQEAHRYLSSKGSDCGIANVNIGTSGAEIGGAFGGEKETGGGRESGSDAWKAYMRRQTNTLNYGNSLPLAQGIKFDI, encoded by the coding sequence ATGGATATTAAGAAAACTTACGGCTTAGCAGATGCCTTAAAAAAATTAGGAGTAAAAGACCATAACGGTGGTACTTCAACCGGAAGTAACTGGATGGAAGGAAGCGGAAAAATTAGTTCTGTTTCACCAGTGGATGGTAAAGAAATTGCTTCTGTAGGAATAACTACTGCGGAAGATTATGAAAAAACTATTCAAACTGCCGAAGAAGCTTTTAAAACATGGAGTAACATGCCTGCTCCTGCTAGAGGTGAAATTGTTCGTCAGTTTGGGAACAGATTAAGAGAATTAAAAGACCCATTAGGACGATTAGTTTCCTATGAAATGGGAAAATCTTTGCAAGAAGGATGGGGAGAAGTTCAGGAGATGATTGACATCTGTGATTTTGGTGTTGGCTTATCTCGTCAATTATATGGTTTAACCATCAAATCAGAACGTCCTGATCATTCAATGCAAGAGCAGTGGCATCCATTAGGGATTACCGCTATAATCTCTGCGTTTAATTTTCCAGTTGCCGTATGGAGTTGGAATACAGCTTTAGCTTGGGTTTGTGGAAACGTTACGGTTTGGAAACCATCTGAAAAAGCACCTTTAACTGGTATTGCTTGTCAGAATATCATTGCAGAAGTATTAAAGGAAAATGATATGCCTGAAGGTATTTCTTGTTTAGTAAATGGCGACTATAAAGTTGGAGAGATGATGACAAAAGATTCTCGCGTTCCATTAGTTTCTGCAACAGGTTCCATCAGAATGGGTAAAATCGTTGGGCAGGAAGTAGCTTCTCGTTTAGGTAAATCTATTTTAGAATTAGGTGGAAATAATGCCATGATCATTTCTAAAGAAGCAGATTTAAAAATGACCTTAATAGGGGCTGTTTTTGGAGCAGTAGGAACTGCCGGTCAGCGTTGTACTTCTACTAGAAGATTAATCATTCATGAAGATATTTATGATGAATTAATCGACAAAATGACAAATGCTTATAAACAATTGAGCATTGGCAATCCATTAGATGAGAAAAATCATGTGGGTCCAGTTATCGATAAGGATTCCGTTAACAACTATTTAAAAGCCATTGAAAAAGCAAAAGCTGAAGGTGGAAAAGTATTAGTTGAAGGAGGCGTTTTAGAAGGTGAAGGATATGAAAGTGGTTGCTACGTAAAACCAGCTATCATTGAAGCTGAAAATCATTTTGAAATAGTTCAAGAAGAAACATTTGCTCCTATTTTATATGTGATGAAGTATAGTGGAGATGTTGAAAATGCTATTGCATTACAAAATGGAGTAAAACAAGGCTTGTCTTCTGCAATTATGACGAATAATATGCAAGAGGCACACCGATACCTTTCATCAAAAGGTTCAGATTGTGGAATTGCCAATGTAAATATTGGAACTTCCGGTGCAGAAATTGGTGGAGCTTTCGGAGGCGAAAAAGAAACAGGTGGAGGCCGAGAATCTGGCTCAGATGCTTGGAAAGCCTATATGAGAAGACAAACTAACACCTTGAACTATGGAAATTCATTGCCACTTGCTCAAGGAATAAAATTTGATATTTAA
- a CDS encoding response regulator, whose product MSKYHSVMLIDDNEIDNLINQKMVEAAGLSKYIYTHTGAKSAIEFLKNIEQLGDDIVSSVLPDIIFLDIDMPLMDGFQFLEEFNKLKDSTREKCKIIMLTSSINPQDVSKSKKYDAVKKYLNKPLSQESLTDLSI is encoded by the coding sequence ATGAGTAAGTATCATTCTGTCATGTTAATCGATGATAATGAAATCGATAATTTGATTAACCAGAAAATGGTTGAAGCTGCAGGCTTGTCTAAATATATATACACACACACAGGTGCAAAAAGTGCCATAGAATTTTTAAAAAATATTGAGCAATTGGGAGATGATATTGTCTCCAGTGTTCTACCTGATATCATTTTCTTAGATATAGATATGCCATTAATGGATGGTTTTCAGTTTTTAGAGGAATTCAATAAATTGAAAGATAGCACTAGAGAAAAATGTAAAATTATAATGCTAACTTCTTCTATCAATCCACAAGACGTTAGCAAATCCAAAAAATATGATGCCGTTAAAAAATATCTGAATAAACCTTTGTCTCAGGAGAGCTTAACTGATTTATCTATTTAA
- a CDS encoding nucleoside-diphosphate kinase, producing MAGNRTFTMIKPDAVGENNIGAITKMIEEGGFRIVSMKMTKLSEERAGQFYAVHKERPFYKDLVAYMSGGNIVAMILEKDNAVEDFRKLIGATNPADAEEGTIRKIFATSIEANAVHGSDSDENAQIEGSFFFADIEKF from the coding sequence ATGGCTGGAAACAGAACATTTACGATGATTAAGCCCGATGCAGTGGGCGAAAATAACATAGGCGCAATTACTAAAATGATTGAGGAAGGTGGATTCCGAATTGTATCTATGAAAATGACCAAATTAAGCGAGGAAAGAGCCGGACAGTTTTATGCTGTTCATAAAGAACGTCCTTTTTATAAAGACTTAGTTGCTTATATGTCAGGAGGAAATATTGTTGCTATGATCTTGGAAAAAGACAATGCAGTAGAAGATTTCAGAAAATTAATAGGCGCTACTAATCCTGCAGATGCAGAAGAAGGCACTATTAGGAAAATATTTGCTACCTCTATAGAAGCAAATGCAGTTCACGGTTCTGATTCTGATGAAAATGCGCAAATTGAAGGAAGTTTCTTCTTTGCTGATATTGAAAAGTTTTAA
- a CDS encoding DHH family phosphoesterase, with product MQDILKLKEVLETPRNIVITTHQKPDADALGSSLGIYNYLIKTGHKATVITPTDYPNFLNWMKGNENVIVYNENGNEEKSKKLVAEADLIFCLDFSNLKRINELGEAVAASKANKVLIDHHRDPDDFAEYVYHDVDSASTAQLIFKLIKLFGDKEQVDNDTADCLYAGIMTDTGSFKHPNTTQEVHEIVAELISLGANNSEVSRLIYDTNSLDRLKFLGFALSERLQVFEKEHAAYFAISMEDLKKFNSKNGDTEGLVNYALSIDGITMAALFTETEDGTKLSLRSIGDFEVNALAGEYFKGGGHKNAAGGKVEKSLEETVNLFEKIIKEYAKQLQNREKIEVYEQL from the coding sequence ATGCAGGATATATTAAAACTAAAAGAGGTATTAGAAACACCTCGAAATATTGTAATTACAACCCATCAAAAACCAGATGCAGATGCATTGGGAAGTAGTTTAGGGATTTATAATTACCTAATAAAGACTGGGCATAAAGCTACAGTGATTACGCCTACTGATTACCCGAATTTTTTAAATTGGATGAAAGGTAATGAGAATGTAATCGTCTACAATGAAAATGGCAACGAGGAAAAATCAAAAAAACTTGTGGCAGAGGCGGATCTTATTTTCTGCTTAGATTTTTCTAACCTAAAAAGAATCAATGAATTAGGAGAGGCAGTTGCAGCATCCAAGGCCAATAAAGTTTTAATTGATCACCATCGTGACCCTGATGATTTTGCTGAATACGTCTATCATGATGTAGATTCTGCCTCTACAGCTCAATTGATTTTTAAATTGATTAAGCTTTTTGGAGATAAAGAACAGGTAGATAACGATACGGCAGATTGTTTATATGCTGGAATCATGACAGATACTGGTTCTTTTAAACATCCAAATACCACACAGGAAGTCCATGAAATTGTAGCGGAACTAATCAGCTTAGGAGCAAATAATTCAGAAGTTTCACGATTAATATACGATACTAACTCCCTAGATCGTTTGAAATTCTTAGGCTTTGCTTTGAGTGAAAGACTCCAGGTTTTTGAAAAAGAACATGCAGCTTATTTCGCAATTTCAATGGAGGATTTGAAAAAATTTAATTCCAAAAATGGAGATACTGAAGGTTTGGTGAATTATGCCTTATCCATTGATGGAATTACAATGGCAGCTCTTTTTACGGAAACAGAAGATGGAACAAAGTTATCTTTAAGATCTATTGGTGATTTTGAAGTGAATGCGCTAGCAGGAGAATATTTTAAAGGTGGCGGACATAAAAATGCTGCCGGTGGAAAAGTTGAAAAGAGCTTAGAAGAAACTGTCAATTTATTTGAAAAAATCATTAAAGAATACGCAAAACAATTACAGAACAGAGAAAAAATAGAAGTTTATGAACAATTATAA
- a CDS encoding FKBP-type peptidyl-prolyl cis-trans isomerase has translation MNNYKKLSFVLFLSLTLVWACNNEKKLETPEGVEYVLIDSNDGESLEEGDYAIFSLRLEDSKDSVLLNSEEVGELPILVEDSVLSTRGPLFSILKGLKIGDSIKTKLTASEVFTQGFRQPVSPDMEKTERLTIYAKAIQKFDTAGFMEWQQQKKSEAMQRMQKEAEEQKGIDDELIKDFLSENNIEAEKTESGLYYMITKGTSGEKPEAGDTVKVNYVGKLMDGTVFDTSYEDVAKEAGVYNEQREYAPIEIPIGKGRVIRGWDEGIMLLNEGSEATLYIPSGLAYGPRAAGAAIPANSTLIFDVELVEVK, from the coding sequence ATGAACAATTATAAGAAGTTATCATTCGTATTATTCTTATCGCTTACTTTAGTTTGGGCATGTAATAATGAGAAAAAATTAGAAACACCAGAAGGCGTTGAATATGTCTTGATTGACTCTAATGATGGTGAAAGTTTAGAAGAAGGAGATTATGCAATTTTTTCATTGCGTTTAGAAGACAGCAAGGACTCTGTTTTGCTTAATAGCGAAGAAGTGGGAGAATTACCTATTCTAGTTGAAGATTCAGTATTATCAACAAGAGGTCCTTTGTTCTCAATTTTAAAAGGATTAAAAATTGGAGATAGTATCAAAACTAAATTAACTGCTAGCGAGGTGTTTACTCAAGGCTTCAGGCAACCAGTTTCACCAGATATGGAAAAGACTGAGAGACTAACTATATATGCAAAAGCTATTCAAAAATTTGATACAGCTGGATTTATGGAATGGCAACAGCAAAAGAAAAGCGAAGCTATGCAAAGAATGCAGAAAGAAGCTGAAGAACAGAAAGGGATTGATGATGAGTTAATTAAGGATTTCTTGTCAGAAAATAATATTGAAGCAGAGAAAACGGAGTCTGGTTTATATTACATGATCACTAAAGGAACCTCTGGCGAGAAGCCAGAAGCGGGAGATACTGTGAAAGTAAATTATGTAGGTAAATTAATGGATGGAACTGTTTTTGACACTTCTTATGAAGATGTAGCAAAAGAAGCAGGTGTATATAATGAGCAAAGAGAATATGCTCCAATTGAAATTCCGATTGGAAAAGGAAGAGTTATTAGAGGATGGGATGAAGGTATCATGTTATTGAATGAAGGTAGTGAAGCTACATTGTATATTCCATCAGGCTTAGCTTATGGACCGAGAGCAGCAGGTGCTGCTATTCCAGCAAACTCTACATTGATTTTTGATGTTGAGCTAGTGGAGGTAAAATAA
- a CDS encoding FKBP-type peptidyl-prolyl cis-trans isomerase yields the protein MKKIFFLMVIGVVSTLITSCDDDCENQRGECPDEQLAEDVAKIENYLEENNLTAQRNNAYDLFYIIEEEGNGINPENGQLVQVNYVGRFLDGEVFDTSIESVAKEAGLYSETREYKPFEFTLGDRQVILGWDIGIKLLEEGSKATLILPSYLGYGYRGNPSIPPNTVLLFEVELVNIVD from the coding sequence ATGAAAAAAATATTTTTTTTAATGGTAATTGGGGTGGTTTCCACCTTGATTACTTCCTGCGATGATGATTGTGAAAATCAAAGAGGTGAATGTCCAGATGAACAATTGGCAGAAGATGTTGCGAAAATAGAAAATTATTTAGAAGAGAATAATTTAACAGCGCAACGAAATAACGCTTACGATTTATTCTATATTATTGAAGAAGAAGGAAATGGAATCAATCCAGAAAATGGCCAATTAGTTCAAGTGAATTATGTTGGCAGATTTCTGGATGGTGAAGTATTTGATACTTCCATTGAATCTGTGGCTAAGGAAGCTGGGCTTTATAGTGAGACAAGAGAATATAAGCCTTTCGAATTTACGCTTGGTGATCGCCAAGTAATTTTGGGTTGGGATATTGGTATAAAATTATTAGAAGAGGGCTCTAAGGCTACATTGATTTTACCTTCTTATTTAGGATATGGTTATAGAGGAAATCCTTCAATACCACCCAATACTGTATTGCTATTTGAAGTGGAATTAGTCAATATCGTTGATTAA
- a CDS encoding FKBP-type peptidyl-prolyl cis-trans isomerase, translating to MLRNIYQFALCLVVIMITSCDGGQVDCGSRPELNVDQGQLDSEIAEIEAYLEGQSIEYETDPSGIRYTVIEAGTGEGPNYCATVSIDYTGRELGSTENFISGIDAQIPLRNNSVVPGFKIAIANMNRNAEYKVYVPASLLTVKGISQPQPANLPLGENVEFRIRLTSY from the coding sequence ATGTTAAGAAATATATACCAATTTGCTTTGTGTCTGGTGGTCATAATGATTACTTCATGCGATGGAGGTCAAGTAGACTGTGGTAGTAGACCGGAATTAAATGTGGATCAAGGTCAATTGGACAGCGAGATCGCTGAAATTGAAGCTTATCTTGAAGGTCAAAGTATAGAATATGAAACTGATCCTTCAGGAATTAGATATACTGTGATTGAGGCTGGTACTGGTGAAGGGCCAAATTATTGTGCAACAGTTTCTATTGATTATACAGGTAGAGAACTGGGCAGTACAGAAAATTTTATATCAGGAATTGATGCTCAAATTCCACTTAGAAACAATAGTGTTGTACCTGGTTTTAAAATAGCTATTGCAAATATGAATAGAAATGCAGAGTATAAAGTGTATGTACCTGCTTCTTTATTAACAGTAAAAGGAATTAGCCAACCTCAGCCAGCAAATTTACCGTTAGGAGAAAATGTAGAATTCAGAATAAGGTTGACTAGTTATTAA
- a CDS encoding non-canonical purine NTP diphosphatase, translating to MKICFATNNPNKIKEVAQLLGEDFQLVGLKEIGCNEELREDQSTLEGNAQQKAEYVFDHYNINCFADDTGLEIEALNSEPGVFSARYAGPQRSDKDNMALVLERLSASTNRKARFRTVISAFIDDQKHFFEGIVEGEIANEYNGDKGFGYDPIFIPKGYSQTFAQMSLEEKNKISHRAIAVRKLVDFLQTNS from the coding sequence ATGAAAATCTGTTTTGCGACAAACAATCCAAACAAAATTAAAGAAGTAGCTCAGCTTTTAGGGGAGGATTTCCAATTGGTTGGCCTTAAAGAGATAGGTTGCAATGAAGAGTTGAGAGAAGACCAAAGCACTCTTGAAGGTAACGCACAGCAAAAGGCTGAGTATGTGTTCGATCACTACAACATTAATTGTTTTGCTGATGATACTGGATTGGAGATAGAAGCTTTAAATAGTGAGCCTGGCGTTTTTTCAGCTCGCTATGCAGGTCCTCAGCGTTCAGATAAAGATAACATGGCGCTAGTTTTGGAAAGATTAAGTGCTTCAACTAATAGAAAAGCTAGATTTAGAACGGTAATTAGTGCTTTCATTGATGATCAAAAGCATTTCTTTGAGGGAATTGTGGAAGGAGAAATAGCAAATGAATACAATGGAGACAAAGGCTTTGGCTACGATCCCATTTTTATTCCAAAAGGATATTCACAAACTTTTGCTCAAATGAGCCTTGAAGAAAAAAACAAAATTTCCCATAGGGCAATTGCAGTGAGAAAGTTGGTCGATTTTTTACAAACAAATTCTTAA
- a CDS encoding uridine kinase family protein, which produces MNNPFIVGITGGSASGKTMFLKSLLDHFSKDEICLVSQDNYYKDRHLQPKDDNGVENFDTPQSIEFDDYARDIKMLKEGKPVSRKEYTFNNPDIVPKMLEFKPSKIIVVEGLFVFYFPELIKLLDLKVFIDAKDYVKLKRRIMRDNTERGYDLDDVLYRYEKHVAPTYEKYIDPFKYDADVIIPNNNKFDKGLEVLVSYLKNMSS; this is translated from the coding sequence ATGAACAATCCATTCATTGTAGGTATCACAGGAGGAAGTGCATCAGGAAAAACTATGTTTCTGAAAAGTTTACTCGATCATTTCTCTAAAGATGAAATCTGTCTGGTTTCCCAAGACAATTATTACAAAGATCGACATTTACAGCCAAAGGACGACAACGGAGTAGAAAACTTTGATACTCCTCAGTCTATTGAGTTTGATGATTACGCCCGTGATATCAAAATGCTCAAAGAAGGAAAACCTGTAAGCCGAAAAGAATACACTTTCAATAATCCTGATATTGTTCCCAAGATGTTAGAATTTAAACCTTCCAAAATTATAGTAGTGGAAGGTTTATTTGTTTTCTACTTTCCCGAACTAATTAAATTATTGGATTTGAAAGTATTTATTGATGCTAAAGACTATGTAAAGCTCAAAAGGCGTATTATGCGTGATAATACAGAACGTGGTTATGATTTGGACGATGTTCTATATCGATATGAAAAACATGTGGCGCCTACTTATGAGAAATATATCGATCCTTTTAAATATGATGCAGATGTTATTATCCCAAATAATAATAAATTTGATAAAGGCTTAGAAGTTTTAGTATCTTACCTAAAAAATATGAGTTCATGA